The genomic interval AAGAGGGTCCGTCGTAATCTTTTATTTCTATTGGGTTATCCACGTATCCAAAGGAATAGTTTATGGCTACGGGAAAGGGATAATGCTTGAGCCTGACTATGCCCTTCACCCTTATTACGTTTTCCGGCAAGTTTTTCAATTTCCTTTCAAGCTCTTCATAGTCTACGGGTTCAATAAGGTTTATAACCTTGTGGTTATGCTTGTGCTCGTGGTTTGTAGGAAGGTTCTTTAACTCTGGTATGGTGTAAGCTCCGGAGAATACATCTTTAGGGAGTTTACAGTATGTGGTTTTGTATATTCTAACCTTCGTATAAAAGGGCTCACCTGTAAAGGAGTTTACGGGTCTATACATGTTCCATAGTTCTCTTACTTCCTTTTCTATAGCGTCCAATTTACCTTCCTCAACCAAGTCCAGTTTGTTGAGCACTATTATATTAGACCCACCTATTTGATACCTTGCAG from Aquificaceae bacterium carries:
- a CDS encoding GTP-binding protein encodes the protein MVVNDVLPAFVITGFLGSGKTTLLLNTAREHFSNKRVAVIVNELGEVGVDGKVLKNSYSEVLELPEGCICCSLHSEFEKAIEEIRNKYDPELLLVETSGSAVPFPVVISLQSLGCSVDGVICVVDCANFERYKEDSTARYQIGGSNIIVLNKLDLVEEGKLDAIEKEVRELWNMYRPVNSFTGEPFYTKVRIYKTTYCKLPKDVFSGAYTIPELKNLPTNHEHKHNHKVINLIEPVDYEELERKLKNLPENVIRVKGIVRLKHYPFPVAINYSFGYVDNPIEIKDYDGPSFLVLIEN